From the Mycoplasmatota bacterium genome, one window contains:
- a CDS encoding spore maturation protein, which translates to MSFTIYILPVLIISLMIYAWYKKVNAYDSFITGAKEGVKVAFEILPYVASMIIATAVFKSSDFLRTVVTLVDTQQKINIDILTLMFFRPISGMASLAIINDIFKTYGPDSFTGYLASVIQGSTDTTLYIITVYFGAVGIKDIKYSLKAGIIVDILSFIFAFLIIKFILF; encoded by the coding sequence CTGCCTGTATTAATTATAAGTTTAATGATTTATGCATGGTATAAAAAAGTAAATGCTTATGATAGTTTTATCACTGGTGCAAAAGAAGGTGTAAAAGTTGCATTTGAAATATTACCCTATGTAGCGAGTATGATTATCGCAACAGCGGTTTTTAAGAGTTCAGATTTTTTAAGAACAGTAGTTACATTAGTCGATACACAGCAAAAAATTAATATAGATATTTTAACATTAATGTTTTTTAGGCCAATATCTGGTATGGCTAGTTTAGCTATTATAAATGATATTTTTAAAACGTATGGACCTGATAGTTTTACGGGCTATTTAGCTTCTGTTATACAAGGTAGTACCGATACAACTCTTTATATTATAACGGTCTATTTTGGTGCTGTTGGGATTAAAGATATAAAATATTCTTTAAAAGCAGGTATCATTGTTGATATTTTATCCTTCATTTTTGCCTTTTTAATAATAAAATTTATTTTATTTTGA